In Silene latifolia isolate original U9 population chromosome 6, ASM4854445v1, whole genome shotgun sequence, the genomic window AGTAAAAACTATAAACTCAGAAACCAAACGCTATCTCTATGCTTTAGTTTGCTCACATTGAGCCGCTGAAACCTCAGTTTAACACCATTGAGCACCTGCTGCACTACAATCTCTGGTCTCCTCACAAACTGGGACACTCTAGCCTCATTTCTGCACATCCAAATCTGATAAAGGAGAGCCACATAGGTAGCTCCAAATACTCTCTTCTGCAACTTGGGAACATTCCTGGCATTAGAGAACCAGTGGGCCACAGTAGCAGGCTGCACATTTAGCCTCAACGAATCCAGAAGTAATTTAAAATAGTAGAGGAAATAAGAACAGTCCACAAAAAGATGCTGATGATCTTCAGAGCAGACACGACATATATCACATAAAGGATCCACATTCATTCCCATTCTAATCAATCTGTCCTTGGTAAGTAATCGACAATGCATAATAGCCCAGCAAATGAATGATGTCTTAGGTAAGTTCAGAGTGTTCCAAACCAGATGACACCAAGGAACAGATGTATGAAAACCTCTCACCCAATCATAACCACTTTTCATCAGATATCGAAGATCGAATTGAGCCACCTATCTTCAAAGATAGGCTTGCTTGAATTTTTGTATAATAGAGGTGATTTTCCTCCAAGACTAGCTGCTGTCAGGAGGAGCTTGATAATCAGACCAGTGTTGCCCTTTCATATACACGTGATTTACCCATTTGACCCACATATGATCCTTTTTAGAAGCAAGCCACCACACATATTTACCCAACAACGCAACATTCCAATTACAACTATCCTTAAGACCAAGACCACCTTCAGTTTTTGGCATACAACAAGTATCCCACCCTACATTAGGAGCCTTAATATAATCAGCCCTGCCTCCCCACAGATAGTTTCTACACAGAGCATTGATCCTATTCATAATGCCCTTAGGTATCAAGAAAATAGTAGCCCAATAAGAATGAAGGGTAGACAGATGATCGAACAAGGGTTAACCTCCCAAAGATAAGAGAGTATTTAGCACTCCAACCTCTGATTCTTGCAACAATCCTCTCAGTTAGTTTCATACCTTCAGATTTTGTCAGCTTCTTAGATGAAATAAGGACGCCCAAGTACTTAAAGGGTAAAGTACCTCTATGAAACCCCGAGACCTGCATGATATTATCCATATGAGTAGCTAACATACCATTGAAATATATCTCAGACTTATCCTTGTTCAAATGCAATCCAGTAGCAGCTGAAAAAGTAGCAAACCCCCTGAGCATCCACATGATAGCAGGCTCAGTTCCTTTGCAGAATAGTAATAAATCGTCTGCAAACAGAAGATGGTTTAATCTGATGTGCCCACATAGAGGGTGAAATCTAAACCCATCTTGTTGTGCTACCACCCCTAATATTTGTGACAAATACTCCATACAGAGGGTGAAAAGTAGAGGAGACATGGGATCACCCTGTCTAAGTCCCCTCTTCCCATTAAAGAAACCAAATAAACTCCCATTAACAAAGAAGAGAATAAGTAGGGGAGGTCACACAAAGCCATTACCAACTGaatgaatttttgaggaaaattcaAAGCCTCAAGCATTTGTTGTAAGAAAGACCATTCCACAGAATCATAGGCCTTTCTTAAATCAATTTTAATCAAGCAGCGAGGAGAAGCAGCCTTCCTATTATATAGTCTAACTAGATCTTGACAAATGAGAACATTATCCACAATACTCCTCCCTTTCACAAACCCTCCTTGGTTGGGACTAATTATCTCAGGCAAAACTTTATTCAATCTATTGGAAAGAATCTTGGCAATAGCTTTGTAGACAGTGTTACAACAGGCTATAGGCCTAAATTCAAGAACACTCCCAGGTTGAGAAGTTTTTGGAATCAAAGTAAGAGTAGTAGTGTTGAGTTGCTTAAGTAACTGGCCATGATGGAAGAAGTTTTGAATGGCAGCAATGACATCAGGCCCAACAATTTCCCATGCATCTTTAAAAAATTGACTCGAATACCCATCAGGTCCTGGCGCCTTTGTGGAAGGAATTGAAAAAATACTATCTCTAATCTCCTCAGTGGTGACAGGAGCTAGAAGAAGAATAACATGAGAATCTTGAATAGTAGGACCAGTCCTTACAGTAGGAAAATGAACAGGAGTAGTAGCCTTACTAGTTCCTAGAAGATTTTTGTAATAAGATAAAAAAGCTTCCTCAATATCTTCTGGAGTAGAACACATCACCCCCTCCTGATTCTTAATAGTCATAACTCTATTATGAGTATGTCTAGCTCTTAAATGAGAGTGGAAAAATCTGGTATTTTCATCCCCATACTTTATCCACTCTACCTTAGCTTTTTGAGCCAAATAACTATGCTGCATTTTACTTAACTGCTCATAAGAAGTAGCTGCTTCCCTTTCAGCAGCAAGAATAGCCAAATAAGTAGGATTGTCATGCATCTGTTTATGCAAATCCTCAAGTATCAGCTTAGCCACACCCACAGACTTCTCAATATCAGAGTACCTATTATTATTAAGGGCTTTCAAAGGATTCTTCAGCAGTTTAAGCTTCTGCACCAAGGTATACATCAAAGTCCCTGAAATGGTAATATCCCAAGTAGCATGTACTATTTCAGCAAAATGCTCATCCAtactccacatattaaaatacctAAAAGGAGGCTTTCTAGGCAGCCTATCCTGTCTTCTGAAACACactgaaggattgtgatcaaataATCCTTCAGGTAAGAAATGAACATAAGCATCAGGATACTTAGCCATCCAATCATCATTAATAAGGAACCTATCAATCCTAGAGAAACCCCTAACAGAAGGACTCTGCTTGTTGTTCCAGGTAAAAAAGGCCCCTTTTCCAGTTAAATCCTGCAACCCACAATAATCAACACACTCCCTAAACGCAGCAATCTCATTCCAGGTCACCTCTCTTCCAATTCTCTCATTGAAATGGAGAACATTGTTGAAATCTCCACAAACAACCCAAGGACCAGGATAGTTATCATGAAAAGTAGACAAATGCTCCCATAGCTCCCCTCTCAAATCATCCTCATTGAAACCATACACAACACTAAAATAAAAACTATCTCCAGATCCATTCTCAACCACCTTAGCAGAAATGACTTGAGAGCTAACAGACAAGATAGTAACACTATAAAAACCAGGATTCCAAATAAGCCAAACTCTCCCCCCATTATGAAACACATTGTTATTAACCCCTTGCCAATGTGTACCCAGATTATTCAGAACCTTAGAGAAGTCTTGCAACTTCACTTTGGTTTCAACTAAACCATAAAGAccaacattattattattgagAAATCTCCTAACCTCTAGTTGTTTATTAATACTATTAATACCTCTAACATTCCAGCAGCCAAACTTATCCATTAGAAATATTGATAGGTGTTACCAATTGACTCCCACTTGCTTTTGATTTCCCTTTATCCCTTGCAGAAACAGCAGCAGCATATGACTTACTGGGTGACACCATAGTAGACCCACTCTGATGCTCCTGCCTAGTAACTTGCTGCAAGACACTAACAGGGGTGATAAGAGAAGAATCATGATAGGTGACACCCCCAAAAGGTGGAGGAGTT contains:
- the LOC141588195 gene encoding uncharacterized protein LOC141588195, with protein sequence MESPEFSHGIQRVPRSCDAHKTKDMSDIIGIPVIDLNNYVEEPSTSSGIPVENEEGWTVVSGKRTQSPKEPVPEPNPKKLLQLTDSDVSSEIKYWESAVVCYVLGGNPSWESLHKFVDNLWGEHKFDKISFFPNGVFIVRFPSMESQSLVLQQGFPMFENKPLVVRPWSESCSLLKERVQSVPIWLRLCGLPLIFWSLSSLEKLVGLLGKFLKRDAATEAKTRLGYARLLVEVEIGQEFPANLSFLDEKGNEISIQVEYEWKPTVCSTCKGIGHTHEMCKPPKPARQDVRPPKPTAKPPQKVWRPVQKVVNPPVVSSGPAATPPPFGGVTYHDSSLITPVSVLQQVTRQEHQSGSTMVSPSKSYAAAVSARDKGKSKAIETKVKLQDFSKVLNNLGTHWQGVNNNVFHNGGRVWLIWNPGFYSVTILSVSSQVISAKVVENGSGDSFYFSVVYGFNEDDLRGELWEHLSTFHDNYPGPWVVCGDFNNVLHFNERIGREVTWNEIAAFRECVDYCGLQDLTGKGAFFTWNNKQSPSVRGFSRIDRFLINDDWMAKYPDAYVHFLPEGLFDHNPSVCFRRQDRLPRKPPFRYFNMWSMDEHFAEIVHATWDITISGTLMYTLVQKLKLLKNPLKALNNNRYSDIEKSVGVAKLILEDLHKQMHDNPTYLAILAAEREAATSYEQLSKMQHSYLAQKAKVEWIKYGDENTRFFHSHLRARHTHNRVMTIKNQEGVMCSTPEDIEEAFLSYYKNLLGTSKATTPVHFPTVRTGPTIQDSHVILLLAPVTTEEIRDSIFSIPSTKAPGPDGYSSQFFKDAWEIVGPDVIAAIQNFFHHGQLLKQLNTTTLTLIPKTSQPGSVLEFRPIACCNTVYKAIAKILSNRLNKVLPEIISPNQGGFVKGRSIVDNVLICQDLVRLYNRKAASPRCLIKIDLRKAYDSVEWSFLQQMLEALNFPQKFIQLVMALCDLPYLFSSLLMGVYLVSLMGRGDLDRVIPCLLYFSPSVWNDLLLFCKGTEPAIMWMLRGFATFSAATGLHLNKDKSEIYFNGMLATHMDNIMQVSGFHRGTLPFKYLGVLISSKKLTKSEGMKLTERIVARIRGWSAKYSLIFGRNYLWGGRADYIKAPNVGWDTCCMPKTEGGLGLKDSCNWNVALLGKYVWWLASKKDHMWVKWVNHVYMKGQHWSDYQAPPDSS
- the LOC141588194 gene encoding uncharacterized protein LOC141588194, which encodes MKSGYDWVRGFHTSVPWCHLVWNTLNLPKTSFICWAIMHCRLLTKDRLIRMGMNVDPLCDICRVCSEDHQHLFVDCSYFLYYFKLLLDSLRLNVQPATVAHWFSNARNVPKLQKRVFGATYVALLYQIWMCRNEARVSQFVRRPEIVVQQVLNGVKLRFQRLNVSKLKHRDSVWFLSL